Proteins from one Roseofilum reptotaenium CS-1145 genomic window:
- a CDS encoding Uma2 family endonuclease, with protein MTIAKSSELKNFTLPDHTQLPDSDGTFVKNFQEHPQSILLTDSIQSTLDRRHPDQYYAIGQDCGIYWRMTEPPEKGAECPDWFYVPNVPPTLEGRARRSYVLWQEFIPPLIAIEFVSGDGSEERDTTPLSKVQKKGQKPGKFWVYEQIIRPAFYAIYEVQKASVEVYHLIEDRYELVAANERSHYPIQPMGVELGIWRGQYGNLELPWLRWWDNQGNLLLTGDERARIERERAERAELDLEQERERAENAELELQQERQRAERLAELLRSQGINPEQL; from the coding sequence ATGACCATCGCCAAATCATCAGAACTCAAAAATTTCACTCTTCCTGACCATACCCAACTGCCTGACTCCGATGGTACTTTCGTGAAAAACTTTCAGGAGCATCCCCAAAGTATTTTACTGACAGATTCGATTCAATCGACACTCGATCGCCGGCACCCAGACCAATACTATGCGATCGGTCAAGACTGTGGTATCTATTGGAGGATGACAGAACCCCCAGAAAAAGGGGCGGAATGTCCGGACTGGTTTTATGTTCCCAACGTTCCTCCCACTCTTGAGGGTAGAGCAAGGCGTTCTTATGTGTTGTGGCAGGAATTTATTCCTCCTTTAATTGCGATTGAATTTGTATCAGGAGATGGTTCAGAAGAACGAGATACCACTCCCCTATCGAAAGTGCAGAAAAAAGGGCAAAAACCCGGTAAATTTTGGGTATACGAACAAATCATCCGTCCAGCTTTTTACGCGATCTATGAAGTGCAGAAGGCCAGTGTAGAAGTTTATCATTTAATCGAAGATCGCTATGAGTTAGTGGCTGCCAATGAGCGAAGTCATTATCCAATTCAGCCTATGGGTGTAGAGTTAGGAATTTGGCGAGGACAGTATGGAAATCTAGAATTACCTTGGCTGCGCTGGTGGGATAATCAGGGTAATTTGCTATTAACAGGAGATGAACGAGCGAGAATTGAACGCGAGCGAGCAGAAAGGGCTGAATTGGATTTAGAGCAGGAACGCGAGCGAGCAGAAAATGCTGAATTGGAGTTACAGCAAGAACGCCAACGAGCTGAACGACTTGCTGAATTGCTACGATCGCAGGGAATTAACCCAGAACAGCTATAA
- a CDS encoding DUF1822 family protein, translating into MTTIVDEHLLILPIPERYRQWANQFAQEQLTPEKVRQVYLNTLAVLGVDDCLQMLGIETDREASDSWNPVMRYGGDLADLEVVNLGKLECRAVREGDTVCPIPLEVWCDRIGYAIVELAEGDRQVTILGFVPQVTDETLHLDQLQPLEALLEHLFNLRSASTPVNLLTPMIQLGEWLTGIIPPGWQAVEELLSSDLVLGFNFRSAQSPVILRQAKPIDVGDLSLILVVEIETAVDESMDIRLQLYPSGERATLPPGVAFVLLGDRQNPLLTALSRSQDRGLQLQFSAEPQEIVNIQVNYNDRTWTQTVQI; encoded by the coding sequence ATGACTACTATTGTTGATGAACATCTGTTAATTCTTCCGATTCCAGAGCGCTATCGCCAATGGGCGAATCAGTTTGCTCAGGAACAACTGACACCGGAAAAAGTGAGGCAAGTTTATCTGAATACGTTGGCGGTTTTAGGGGTTGATGATTGTCTGCAAATGTTGGGCATAGAAACGGATCGAGAAGCGAGTGATAGCTGGAATCCGGTGATGCGATATGGTGGAGATTTAGCCGATCTGGAAGTGGTGAATTTGGGAAAATTAGAATGCCGAGCGGTGCGCGAAGGAGATACGGTTTGTCCGATTCCTTTAGAAGTTTGGTGCGATCGCATTGGTTATGCAATTGTGGAACTAGCAGAGGGCGATCGCCAAGTCACAATCCTCGGTTTTGTCCCCCAAGTTACGGACGAAACTCTGCATTTAGATCAGTTGCAACCCTTAGAAGCCTTACTGGAGCATTTATTTAATTTACGCTCTGCTTCCACTCCAGTTAATCTCTTAACGCCCATGATTCAATTAGGAGAGTGGTTAACGGGAATTATCCCCCCTGGATGGCAAGCAGTAGAAGAGCTATTGAGTTCCGATTTAGTCCTGGGATTTAACTTTAGATCGGCTCAATCTCCCGTAATCCTTCGTCAAGCAAAACCCATTGATGTGGGCGATTTGAGTTTGATCTTAGTGGTAGAAATTGAAACTGCTGTGGATGAATCGATGGATATTCGTCTGCAATTGTATCCAAGTGGAGAGCGAGCCACATTACCCCCAGGAGTAGCATTTGTTTTACTTGGCGATCGCCAAAATCCTCTGTTAACCGCCCTATCCCGTTCTCAAGATCGAGGATTACAACTTCAATTTAGTGCAGAACCCCAAGAAATCGTTAACATTCAGGTGAATTATAACGATCGAACTTGGACACAAACCGTTCAAATTTAA
- a CDS encoding sigma-70 family RNA polymerase sigma factor: protein MDQNQPGGKAPLFAKLQQLIQETCAQPPLSLERQKGLAQLVKWIQHSGKLWKEAVPHYEDALQQTWFYVCRNLCEAATGAAYDAEKGTIITWINAYLKRRLQDNRIEGFQQQKTRVQTYRTFEGEVYDPIDDLPAPSPIPPVLEEIHDWVKTDAGGKLRRIHMRDRPDVNCQVLILRRLPPETSWKDLAEEFQVDKNTLSSFYSRQCLPRLREFAQSQGYF, encoded by the coding sequence ATGGATCAAAATCAGCCGGGGGGGAAGGCTCCCTTGTTCGCCAAACTGCAACAGTTAATCCAGGAAACCTGTGCCCAGCCTCCTTTGAGTTTAGAACGGCAAAAAGGATTGGCTCAACTGGTGAAATGGATTCAACATTCCGGCAAACTGTGGAAAGAAGCGGTTCCTCACTATGAGGATGCTCTCCAACAAACCTGGTTTTATGTCTGTCGTAACCTCTGTGAAGCGGCAACGGGGGCAGCTTACGATGCTGAAAAAGGGACAATTATTACCTGGATTAATGCTTATTTGAAGCGTCGATTGCAGGATAACCGGATTGAAGGATTTCAGCAACAAAAAACTAGAGTGCAAACCTATCGGACTTTTGAGGGAGAAGTGTACGATCCGATCGATGATTTACCGGCTCCTTCTCCGATTCCTCCGGTGTTGGAAGAGATACATGACTGGGTCAAAACTGATGCAGGGGGAAAGTTAAGACGGATTCATATGCGCGATCGCCCCGATGTCAACTGCCAAGTGTTAATTTTACGCCGTTTACCCCCAGAAACATCTTGGAAAGACTTAGCCGAGGAATTTCAGGTTGATAAAAACACCCTGAGCAGTTTTTATTCTCGTCAATGTTTACCCCGCTTGCGGGAATTTGCTCAATCTCAAGGGTATTTTTAG
- a CDS encoding TerD family protein → MSSISLQKGQRISLDKVAPNLQAVFVGLGWDVKATDTGYDFDLDACAFLLGENEKLISDKHFIFYNNKVSPDTHKSIEHMGDNLTGEGEGDDEVIIVNLQKVPPEVHRIVFTVTIHEAEKRKQNFGQVENAYVRLVDVSTKNELLRYPLAEDYSIETALIMAELYRRDGQWRMNAVGSGYQGGLQALLDRYL, encoded by the coding sequence ATGAGTAGCATCAGTCTGCAAAAAGGCCAACGAATTTCTTTAGATAAAGTCGCCCCCAACTTACAAGCCGTATTTGTGGGTTTAGGATGGGATGTAAAAGCCACCGATACCGGTTATGATTTTGACTTAGATGCCTGCGCATTTCTGTTGGGAGAAAATGAGAAACTCATTTCCGATAAGCACTTCATTTTCTATAATAATAAGGTGAGTCCCGATACCCATAAGTCCATTGAACATATGGGGGATAATTTGACCGGAGAAGGAGAAGGTGATGATGAAGTAATCATTGTCAATTTGCAAAAAGTGCCCCCAGAAGTTCATCGAATCGTGTTTACCGTAACCATTCATGAAGCCGAGAAGCGCAAACAGAATTTTGGTCAGGTAGAAAATGCCTATGTGCGCTTAGTGGATGTTTCTACTAAAAACGAATTACTCCGCTATCCTTTGGCCGAAGATTATTCCATTGAAACAGCGTTAATTATGGCAGAACTCTATCGCCGTGATGGACAATGGCGCATGAATGCAGTAGGTTCTGGGTATCAAGGCGGTTTGCAGGCTCTATTGGATCGATATCTGTAA
- a CDS encoding TerD family protein, translating to MGINLEKGQRISLEKIAPGLKSLLCGLGWDVVESKGLLGILKKEANLDLDASVICLDDQDKLKGVTDLVYFGNLRHSSGAVTHLGDNLTGEGEGDDEQILVSLDQLPPGIKKLVFVVNIYECLSRKQEFSQVKNAFVRLVNRSNNQEIARYNLSGSNYAGMTGMIMAEVYLQDGQWQMAAKGEGFRVKNLQEIIQYYR from the coding sequence ATGGGAATTAACCTAGAAAAAGGACAACGAATTTCCTTAGAGAAAATTGCTCCGGGCTTGAAAAGTTTGCTGTGTGGATTAGGTTGGGATGTTGTCGAATCAAAGGGATTATTGGGAATTCTAAAAAAAGAGGCCAATCTGGATTTAGATGCGTCGGTAATCTGCTTGGACGACCAAGATAAGCTGAAGGGAGTTACGGATTTAGTCTATTTTGGAAACTTGCGCCATTCTTCAGGAGCAGTAACCCATTTGGGCGATAACTTGACGGGAGAAGGAGAAGGGGATGATGAACAGATTTTAGTATCGCTAGACCAACTGCCGCCAGGGATCAAAAAGTTGGTATTTGTGGTCAATATTTATGAGTGCTTATCGCGAAAGCAGGAGTTTTCGCAAGTCAAAAATGCGTTTGTGCGCTTGGTTAACCGGTCGAATAATCAGGAGATTGCGCGGTATAATCTTTCGGGTTCCAATTATGCGGGAATGACTGGGATGATTATGGCAGAAGTCTATTTACAAGATGGACAATGGCAAATGGCAGCTAAGGGGGAAGGATTTCGAGTGAAAAATTTACAGGAAATAATCCAATATTATCGGTAG
- a CDS encoding mechanosensitive ion channel family protein yields MMENLYNLIFVISELVVVLVAFIVLQWAINFLFKKSYHLSWLKDKKSQIDRLRKYSKKILAFSWFFLSISIVLANVFLIYRGEKDLLKYTLRLFQNVPKQLWQTTLFGLLITSGLIIVTLTIIRYLDPVLNPAGKKVKEFAVFAKLTAVYDQTDLFLANTKFHVTNTLWLLTLYLSGYSFKLPETLISYLKTLLIGYLIVALSILILQAATSIIDSLDNLIESYFKPDTLVSRYYGNLKHLVPFAKRCLEAVIYVNMVTQVIGLIQAITGLTNIGEKLINLIVIILLSRVFIELSQLLLEEVMLSDKSLSDTQKQRRMTITPLMQSLSKYLIYFGAGILILDVFEIDPTPILAAAGLLGLAVGLGAQNLINDMVSGFFILFENYYLVGDFVETGDASGVVEAIELRTTRIRHPNGQVYIIRNGNIEEVVNYSRDFIYAVVDIPISYEANVKKIYGILGQVSEELQANHPEVLEPIDFNGIEEFTTSHMIIRTMTKLKPISNPRGIHDEIQGVVRDMIKEAFDRAGIPPLLPQRIIRFKSPEDSQINLLKPDNPSMT; encoded by the coding sequence ATGATGGAAAACTTATACAATCTTATCTTTGTCATCAGTGAGTTAGTAGTCGTTTTAGTTGCCTTTATTGTGCTGCAATGGGCGATAAATTTCCTCTTCAAGAAAAGCTACCACTTATCATGGCTGAAAGACAAAAAAAGCCAAATTGATAGGCTTCGGAAATACTCGAAAAAAATCCTAGCATTTTCTTGGTTTTTCCTCAGTATCTCCATCGTTTTAGCCAATGTATTTTTGATTTATCGAGGGGAAAAAGACTTACTCAAGTACACCCTGAGATTGTTTCAAAATGTACCCAAACAGTTATGGCAAACGACGTTGTTTGGACTCTTGATTACCAGTGGTCTAATTATCGTTACCTTAACCATTATCCGTTATCTTGATCCGGTTCTCAACCCAGCCGGTAAAAAAGTAAAAGAGTTTGCTGTTTTTGCTAAACTAACTGCTGTTTACGATCAAACCGATCTGTTTTTAGCAAACACCAAGTTTCATGTCACCAATACCCTTTGGCTGCTGACCTTATATCTCAGTGGATACTCTTTTAAGTTACCAGAAACACTCATAAGCTACTTGAAAACCCTATTGATTGGGTATCTCATTGTTGCTTTAAGTATCCTCATTTTGCAAGCCGCAACTTCGATTATTGATAGTCTCGATAATCTGATTGAATCTTATTTCAAGCCAGACACCTTAGTCAGTCGATATTATGGCAATCTTAAGCATTTAGTCCCCTTCGCTAAACGCTGTTTAGAAGCTGTAATTTATGTCAATATGGTCACCCAAGTCATTGGATTAATTCAGGCAATTACTGGGTTGACCAATATTGGAGAAAAACTGATTAATTTAATTGTCATTATCCTCCTCAGTCGTGTCTTTATTGAGTTGAGTCAACTCCTCCTTGAAGAAGTCATGCTATCTGACAAAAGCTTATCAGATACGCAGAAGCAGCGACGGATGACGATTACGCCACTGATGCAAAGTTTATCCAAATACTTGATATACTTTGGTGCTGGTATTTTGATTTTAGATGTTTTTGAAATTGACCCCACCCCCATTTTAGCCGCAGCGGGTTTATTGGGTTTAGCCGTAGGTTTAGGGGCACAAAACTTGATTAACGATATGGTCAGTGGGTTCTTTATTTTATTTGAAAACTATTATTTAGTTGGAGACTTTGTGGAGACAGGAGACGCTTCAGGGGTTGTAGAAGCCATTGAACTCAGAACGACTCGCATTCGCCATCCTAATGGTCAAGTTTATATCATTCGTAATGGAAATATTGAAGAGGTTGTAAACTATTCTAGAGATTTTATCTATGCCGTAGTCGATATCCCGATTTCCTATGAAGCAAATGTCAAGAAAATCTATGGAATTTTAGGACAAGTTAGTGAAGAGTTACAAGCGAATCACCCCGAAGTTTTAGAACCCATTGACTTTAATGGAATTGAGGAATTTACGACCTCTCATATGATCATTCGCACCATGACAAAACTCAAGCCAATCAGTAACCCCAGAGGCATCCATGACGAAATTCAAGGAGTTGTCCGAGATATGATCAAAGAGGCTTTTGATCGGGCAGGAATTCCACCTCTGTTACCTCAACGGATTATTCGCTTTAAGTCACCAGAAGATAGTCAGATTAATTTGCTCAAACCCGATAATCCGTCTATGACTTAA
- a CDS encoding mechanosensitive ion channel family protein: MTIAEIWEKLVTYQLFSIPLPKWIIVLLILVIVQFLRQVISKLVIRKIEQITAATETTLDDELVEIFKPSFSLLVILGGIWAIQLVLSENLTPKLNQTLDGLLSWLGVVIMAYIIYRASSLLAEIASTVIIGSEGEFQEIIRPFLPKIFQTAAIVIMVIKAAEIFLGASTGALVGLLGGAGITIGLLLKDIVYDWFCTFIIFSDGLYRQGDWIMVQGLSGFTQVIDIGFRSTELKIGPWGSTVKIPNSKMISGIVENWTQVGSSGNPLMWGILLKLRVDGICAKKTQRICERLREIAPSIEGVHPKCTVFLKEIDGNARVFDIRVKVQDLDSYYNIQESLNIRILELIEEEKIPSLNVQLRTDPESYNKLVNSENN, encoded by the coding sequence ATGACGATCGCGGAAATTTGGGAAAAATTGGTTACCTATCAGTTATTCAGTATCCCCTTACCTAAATGGATAATTGTCTTATTGATTCTGGTTATTGTTCAATTCTTACGGCAAGTCATTTCTAAACTGGTGATTCGTAAGATTGAACAAATAACAGCAGCCACAGAAACAACCTTAGATGATGAACTAGTCGAGATTTTCAAGCCTTCCTTTAGTTTGCTGGTTATCTTAGGAGGGATTTGGGCAATTCAGTTAGTTCTCTCTGAAAACCTGACCCCGAAACTTAATCAAACCCTTGATGGCTTATTGAGCTGGTTAGGGGTCGTAATTATGGCTTATATTATTTATCGAGCCTCCAGTTTACTCGCTGAAATTGCTTCTACAGTTATTATTGGTTCTGAAGGAGAATTTCAGGAAATAATTAGGCCATTTTTACCCAAAATATTCCAAACGGCTGCCATTGTTATCATGGTGATCAAAGCCGCAGAAATTTTCCTAGGAGCTTCCACAGGAGCCTTAGTTGGACTACTCGGCGGTGCCGGAATCACCATCGGTTTGTTACTCAAAGATATTGTCTATGACTGGTTTTGTACCTTCATTATTTTCTCCGATGGACTGTATCGCCAAGGCGATTGGATTATGGTTCAAGGGTTGAGCGGATTCACTCAAGTGATAGATATTGGCTTTAGAAGTACCGAACTAAAAATTGGCCCCTGGGGTTCGACAGTAAAAATTCCTAACTCGAAGATGATTTCTGGCATTGTGGAAAACTGGACTCAAGTGGGAAGTAGTGGCAATCCCTTAATGTGGGGAATTCTACTCAAGCTAAGAGTTGATGGTATCTGTGCGAAAAAGACTCAGCGGATTTGCGAGCGTCTCCGAGAGATTGCACCTTCCATTGAAGGAGTGCATCCCAAATGCACGGTCTTTTTAAAAGAGATTGATGGCAATGCTCGTGTCTTTGATATCCGCGTTAAAGTACAAGACTTAGATTCTTACTATAACATTCAAGAGAGTTTAAATATTAGAATATTGGAGCTGATAGAAGAAGAAAAAATTCCCAGTCTCAATGTTCAATTGAGAACCGATCCAGAGAGCTATAACAAATTGGTGAATTCAGAGAATAATTAA
- a CDS encoding SpoIIE family protein phosphatase yields the protein MAIRLNQWINKASEKLPLRIVLIVPFLVQIFVVVGLIGYWSYRNGQQAIEELATQLRQETTSRITDHLNTYLSNPHLINRINLHDLEMGKLDLNDVTLLERHFWQQIQLFPNISSINLATPKGLFSGSENIVNGQVRTAHWSIEDPDKIYEIWDVDPAGYRTEIYDQYPNWDMFSRVWYIDGKNIDKPSWGEIFIWANRRNISLPGFSHYYNKDGNLEAILVVDLSLLEISTFLQTLEIGKTGQTFIMERNGLLVGSSTDASPLIQGEEKPQRLPARDMDNPLIQATAKFLETEFPDFNDISGIQQLKFKLGDEWQLIQVTSYRDEYGLDWLIVVIIPESDFMAKIHENNRMTILLCFIALGVATILGIMTSRWIIQDILSLNEAAKKISLGDWEQQLNIHRSHELRELSQSFMFMSEKLKSSFETLQKQKDDLDQTNVRLQQLDRMKDSFLANTSHELRTPLNGIIGIAESLMDGVAGELSPVTRSNLFTIIASARRLSNLVNDILDFSKLQHQTITLQLKPVDLHSIVEIVLTLSKPLVAQKDVKLINNIPKDYPLAEADENRLQQIFYNLVGNAIKFTESGIVEVSAEALKSSSHNSEIAVSVSDSGIGIPEDKLEKIFESFEQADGSTEREYGGTGLGLAITKQLVELHQGKICVSSQVNKGSKFTFTLPISSAKVSNNSSTLTLPSSELKVEDKWESLEEIHQVEVEEKSQILIVDDEPVNRQVLVNHLSLNDYAICQASTGQEALELIDNGLKPDLVLLDVMMPKMTGYEVTRRLREKFNITELPILLLTAKNQIQDIVAGLKVGANDYLTKPIAKDELLARLRTQLNLKRLKAENLYLSAELDIIRRMQEMVLPSTSELRAISTLDIAGCMQPAEDVGGDYYDVLVEGNRLTIGIGDVTGHGLESSIIMIMAQTAVRTLQESKQTDPVEFLSILNRTLYHNIERMNSDKSMTLALLDYSNGIIQLSGQHEEMIVVRYNGEVERIDTIDLGLPLGLEANISQFISSAQIALNPGDVVVLYTDGIPEAENKDRVFYGIDKLCEVVQAHHHQSAEEIRQAIIVDVQNHIGQHTVFDDMALVILKQKEPQLPT from the coding sequence TTGGCGATACGGCTGAATCAATGGATTAATAAAGCATCTGAAAAACTTCCCTTAAGGATAGTTTTAATTGTGCCATTCTTGGTACAAATATTTGTAGTCGTAGGATTAATTGGATATTGGTCGTATCGTAATGGTCAACAAGCCATTGAAGAATTAGCAACTCAGTTACGACAAGAAACCACCAGCCGCATAACCGATCATTTAAACACTTATTTATCCAATCCCCATTTAATCAATCGAATTAATCTTCACGACTTAGAAATGGGGAAACTAGACCTCAATGATGTGACCTTATTAGAACGTCATTTTTGGCAACAAATACAACTTTTCCCCAATATATCTTCTATTAATTTAGCCACACCAAAAGGTCTTTTTAGTGGTTCAGAAAATATCGTGAATGGTCAAGTTAGAACTGCCCATTGGAGCATAGAAGATCCGGACAAAATCTATGAAATTTGGGATGTAGATCCGGCCGGATATCGGACAGAAATATACGATCAATATCCCAATTGGGATATGTTTAGTAGGGTTTGGTATATAGATGGAAAAAATATAGATAAACCGAGTTGGGGAGAAATTTTTATTTGGGCAAATCGTCGTAATATCTCCTTACCAGGTTTCAGTCACTATTATAATAAAGATGGAAATCTAGAAGCTATTTTAGTAGTTGATCTATCTTTGCTAGAGATCAGCACCTTTTTACAAACTTTAGAAATTGGTAAGACCGGTCAAACATTTATAATGGAGCGGAATGGATTATTAGTTGGTTCCTCAACAGATGCATCACCTTTAATTCAAGGAGAAGAAAAACCGCAACGGTTGCCAGCAAGGGATATGGATAATCCATTAATTCAAGCAACTGCAAAATTTTTAGAAACTGAGTTTCCAGATTTTAACGATATATCAGGGATCCAACAGCTAAAATTCAAACTAGGAGACGAATGGCAGTTAATTCAAGTCACCTCATATCGCGACGAATATGGATTAGATTGGTTGATTGTCGTGATTATTCCTGAATCTGATTTCATGGCTAAAATTCATGAGAATAATCGCATGACTATTTTACTGTGCTTCATAGCTTTAGGTGTGGCAACTATATTGGGAATTATGACTTCCCGATGGATTATCCAAGATATCTTAAGTTTGAATGAAGCGGCAAAAAAAATATCTCTTGGAGACTGGGAGCAGCAGTTAAATATTCATCGTTCCCATGAGTTAAGAGAATTGTCTCAATCTTTTATGTTCATGTCCGAAAAACTTAAATCATCTTTTGAAACGTTACAGAAACAAAAAGATGATTTAGATCAAACGAATGTGCGGCTTCAGCAACTCGATCGAATGAAAGATAGCTTTTTAGCCAATACATCCCATGAGCTAAGAACCCCATTAAATGGAATTATTGGGATTGCCGAATCTTTGATGGATGGAGTAGCGGGAGAACTCTCTCCTGTCACTCGTTCTAACTTATTTACCATTATTGCTAGCGCTCGTCGCTTGTCAAACTTAGTCAATGATATTTTAGATTTTTCTAAGTTACAACATCAGACCATTACGTTGCAACTCAAACCTGTCGATTTGCATTCAATTGTTGAAATTGTTTTGACTTTATCGAAACCATTAGTCGCCCAGAAAGACGTAAAACTGATTAATAATATCCCTAAAGACTATCCTCTTGCAGAAGCGGACGAAAATCGCTTACAACAAATTTTTTATAACTTGGTTGGTAATGCCATTAAGTTTACTGAGTCGGGAATTGTAGAAGTTAGTGCAGAAGCGCTCAAATCTTCTAGTCATAACTCTGAAATTGCGGTTTCAGTGTCTGATAGCGGGATTGGAATTCCTGAAGATAAATTGGAGAAGATTTTTGAATCTTTTGAGCAAGCAGATGGTTCAACAGAGCGGGAATATGGAGGGACAGGATTAGGGTTAGCAATTACTAAACAATTAGTAGAATTACATCAGGGTAAAATTTGTGTTAGTTCTCAGGTTAATAAAGGCTCAAAATTTACTTTTACACTACCTATCTCATCTGCTAAAGTGTCTAACAACTCATCAACCTTAACCCTCCCAAGTAGTGAACTCAAAGTAGAAGATAAGTGGGAATCTCTTGAAGAGATACATCAGGTAGAAGTAGAAGAAAAATCACAAATTTTGATTGTGGATGATGAACCGGTAAATCGTCAAGTTTTAGTCAATCATTTATCTTTGAATGACTATGCTATCTGCCAAGCAAGTACCGGTCAAGAAGCGTTAGAGTTAATCGATAATGGATTAAAACCTGATTTAGTTTTGCTAGATGTCATGATGCCCAAAATGACGGGATATGAAGTAACGAGACGATTACGGGAAAAGTTTAATATTACAGAATTGCCCATTTTATTATTGACGGCAAAAAATCAAATTCAAGATATTGTCGCGGGTTTAAAGGTAGGGGCAAATGATTATCTTACTAAACCCATTGCTAAGGATGAGTTATTAGCCCGTTTACGGACTCAGCTCAATTTGAAACGTTTGAAGGCGGAAAACTTGTATTTAAGTGCAGAATTGGATATTATTCGCCGGATGCAAGAGATGGTATTACCCTCTACATCTGAGTTGAGGGCGATCTCCACTTTAGATATTGCTGGATGTATGCAACCGGCGGAAGATGTGGGTGGAGACTATTATGATGTCTTAGTGGAGGGAAATCGCCTCACAATTGGGATTGGTGATGTTACTGGCCATGGACTCGAAAGTAGTATCATCATGATTATGGCTCAAACCGCTGTCCGTACTCTGCAAGAAAGTAAACAAACCGATCCCGTAGAATTCCTATCGATTCTCAATCGCACTCTCTATCACAATATTGAGCGCATGAATTCTGATAAAAGTATGACGCTCGCACTTCTAGACTATAGCAATGGAATCATCCAACTCAGTGGACAACATGAAGAGATGATCGTTGTTCGATACAATGGAGAAGTTGAACGAATTGATACAATTGATTTAGGATTGCCCCTAGGTTTAGAAGCTAACATCAGTCAATTTATTTCCTCTGCTCAAATCGCACTCAACCCTGGAGATGTAGTGGTTTTGTATACGGATGGGATTCCCGAAGCAGAAAACAAAGATAGAGTCTTTTATGGTATTGATAAACTGTGTGAAGTGGTTCAAGCTCATCATCACCAATCGGCTGAAGAAATTCGCCAGGCAATTATTGTTGATGTTCAGAATCATATTGGCCAACATACAGTATTTGATGATATGGCCCTAGTCATTCTGAAACAAAAAGAGCCTCAACTTCCTACTTAA
- a CDS encoding TIGR01548 family HAD-type hydrolase yields MDRQALVVFDIDGVLRDVGQSYRRAIADTVEKFTDNQYRPTLADMDELKNEGIWNNDWEASQELVYRYWVSQGQTRESMALNYEELVEFFQSRYQGSDLQNFNGYITHEPLLVTADYLYDLNNHGILWGFFSGATRAEAKYALEYRLKLSNLALVAMEDAPGKPDPTGLFQVIEQLDSDPTLPVFYVGDTVADMKTVERARVEQPDRLWVAIGILPPHVQETPEQSQTYAQRLESAGAQRVFKNVEDLAVDQIQALI; encoded by the coding sequence ATGGATCGACAAGCACTGGTGGTATTTGATATTGATGGGGTTTTGCGAGATGTGGGTCAATCCTATCGTCGAGCGATCGCCGATACAGTGGAGAAATTTACAGATAACCAGTATCGTCCCACTTTAGCAGATATGGATGAGCTGAAAAATGAGGGAATTTGGAATAATGATTGGGAAGCGTCTCAAGAGTTAGTGTATCGCTATTGGGTGAGTCAAGGTCAAACCAGGGAGAGTATGGCACTTAACTATGAGGAACTGGTGGAATTTTTCCAATCTCGCTATCAAGGCAGCGATCTCCAGAACTTCAATGGATATATTACCCATGAACCCTTATTAGTTACGGCGGATTATCTGTATGACTTGAATAACCACGGGATTCTATGGGGCTTTTTTAGTGGAGCAACGCGGGCAGAAGCCAAATATGCTCTAGAGTATCGGTTAAAGCTGTCGAATTTAGCGTTAGTGGCGATGGAAGATGCTCCAGGAAAACCCGATCCAACCGGATTATTTCAGGTGATTGAACAGTTAGATTCCGATCCAACACTACCGGTGTTTTATGTGGGGGATACGGTGGCGGATATGAAGACGGTAGAGCGAGCAAGAGTAGAGCAACCGGATCGGTTATGGGTGGCGATCGGCATTTTACCGCCCCATGTGCAAGAAACGCCAGAACAGAGCCAAACCTATGCCCAACGATTGGAAAGTGCTGGAGCGCAAAGGGTATTTAAAAATGTAGAAGATTTAGCCGTTGATCAGATTCAAGCGTTGATTTAA